A single window of Drosophila suzukii chromosome 3, CBGP_Dsuzu_IsoJpt1.0, whole genome shotgun sequence DNA harbors:
- the LOC108012784 gene encoding LOW QUALITY PROTEIN: uncharacterized protein (The sequence of the model RefSeq protein was modified relative to this genomic sequence to represent the inferred CDS: inserted 5 bases in 3 codons; deleted 2 bases in 1 codon), whose product MNQLDQTTYTTXHVHTHTPLLGATIQQQRRRLREQQKRILYEPRSGARSSSQLVQHSRGIDDNIHSFDQTADDVDXDGDADDDGDDFHYGPGSAPQRAPAVPPSELPAXHHHQPPSTGRPPKTKTRQSKTKVKNGGGSTKTYCQSSSNSKSNYGNIIGQQQQHEESQQQHYASLH is encoded by the exons ATGAACCAATTAGATCAAACAACTTACACCAC CCAcgtacacacacacacacctttaCTGGGTGCAACAATACAACAACAGAGGAGAAGACTGCGAGAACAACAAAAAAGAATTCTTTACGAGCCTCGCTCCGGTGCACGGTCATCAAGTCAGCTCGTTCAACATTCAAGAGGCATCGATGATAATATTCATTCATTTGATCAAACCGCCGACGATGTCGA GGACGGAGATGCAGACGACGATGGAGACGACTTTCATTATGGGCCTGGGTCTGCA CCTCAACGTGCCCCTGCAGTTCCCCCATCTGAACTCCCTG CCCATCATCATCAACCTCCTTCTACTGGGAGGCCgcccaaaaccaaaaccagGCAGTCCAAAACCAAAGTCAAGAACGGCGGGGGAAGTACAAAAACATATTGCCAAAGtagcagcaacagcaaaagcAACTACGGCAACATCATCGGccaacaacagcaacacgAAGAATCTCAACAGCAGCATTATGCATCATTACACTGA